One part of the Sulfolobus tengchongensis genome encodes these proteins:
- the csa3 gene encoding CRISPR-associated CARF protein Csa3, giving the protein MKSYFVTLGFNETYLLRLLNETSAQKEDKLVIVVPSPIVSGTRTAIENVKIQSYRLHYPEPEVHEIKLSDFNTTLSQILDYLLPLPEPIISDLTIGMRMFNSLILINILISKKKFTVYLRDEGGGSTVISFNDNAINALLRDYTKEEMRMLDVIKRNNGISTTELAKVLGKSEKTLLNKITELKKIGIVTQKGKDRKVEITPLGENAMKLIEKKLTSSVSNLQKCGQKASPF; this is encoded by the coding sequence ATGAAGTCATATTTTGTGACGTTGGGTTTTAATGAAACTTATCTGTTAAGACTTCTAAATGAGACTTCGGCTCAAAAAGAGGATAAACTGGTGATAGTTGTACCTTCACCTATCGTTAGTGGAACTAGAACTGCAATAGAGAATGTTAAAATTCAGAGTTATAGGCTTCACTATCCTGAACCTGAGGTTCATGAAATCAAACTCTCTGACTTTAATACCACTCTTTCCCAAATTTTGGATTATCTCTTACCTTTACCAGAACCCATAATTTCCGATTTAACAATAGGTATGAGAATGTTTAATTCGCTTATATTGATTAATATACTAATAAGTAAGAAGAAATTCACGGTTTATCTTAGGGATGAGGGAGGTGGAAGTACTGTAATATCATTTAACGATAATGCGATAAACGCGCTATTAAGGGATTACACAAAGGAGGAGATGAGGATGCTGGATGTGATTAAACGGAATAATGGGATTAGTACAACTGAGCTGGCAAAAGTTTTGGGCAAGAGCGAGAAAACTCTGCTAAATAAGATCACGGAATTGAAGAAGATTGGAATAGTAACACAAAAGGGAAAGGACAGAAAGGTGGAAATCACGCCATTGGGAGAAAACGCTATGAAGCTGATTGAAAAGAAGCTGACTTCTTCCGTTAGCAATTTACAAAAATGCGGGCAGAAAGCTTCGCCTTTTTAA